The following coding sequences are from one Lolium rigidum isolate FL_2022 chromosome 6, APGP_CSIRO_Lrig_0.1, whole genome shotgun sequence window:
- the LOC124668344 gene encoding bidirectional sugar transporter SWEET1a-like yields the protein MEHVARFFFGVSGNVIALFLFLSPMVTFWRIIKMKSTQDFSGVPYNVALLNCLLLAWYGLPFVSPNNILLSTINVTGSVIEAIYVVIFLIFAERRSRLRLLGLLGGVVAIFTTVVLVSLLALQGNGRDVFCGVAGTVSCICMYAAPLSVMRLVIKTKSVEFMPLLLSLSVFLCGTSWFIYGLLGHDPFIYIPNGCGCFLGMVQLILYAIYRKNKGPATALAGKGGPVPAVDDLEDRKKATAAVDIAEAKIKVAGNVAVDESAVAAQV from the exons ATGGAGCATGTTGCGAGGTTCTTCTTCGGGGTCTCAG GCAATGTCATTGCTCTGTTCCTCTTCCTGTCGCCGAT GGTCACCTTCTGGAGGATTATCAAGATGAAGTCGACGCAGGATTTCTCCGGCGTGCCGTACAACGTGGCGCTGCTCAACTGCCTCCTATTGGCATG GTACGGTCTGCCGTTCGTGTCCCCGAACAACATCCTGCTGTCGACCATCAACGTGACTGGGTCGGTGATCGAGGCCATCTACGTGGTGATCTTCCTCATCTTCGCGGAGCGCAGGTCCAGGCTCCGGCTGCTGGGCCTACTGGGCGGCGTCGTCGCCATCTTCACCACGGTGGTGCTGGTCTCCCTGCTGGCGCTCCAAGGCAACGGCCGCGACGTCTTCTGCGGCGTCGCCGGCACCGTCTCCTGCATCTGCATGTATGCCGCGCCTCTTTCCGTCATG AGGCTGGTGATCAAGACCAAGAGCGTGGAGTTCATGCCGCTCCTGCTGTCCCTCTCCGTCTTCCTTTGCGGCACCTCCTGGTTCATCTACGGCCTGCTCGGCCACGACCCATTCATCTAC ATCCCCAACGGGTGCGGCTGCTTCCTGGGCATGGTACAGCTCATCCTCTACGCCATCTACCGGAAGAACAAGGGCCCTGCTACTGCGCTGGCCGGCAAGGGTGGCCCTGTCCCCGCAGTAGACGATCTGGAGGACCGCAAGAAGGCCACCGCCGCGGTGGACATTGCCGAG GCTAAGATCAAGGTCGCCGGTAACGTCGCCGTGGACGAGTCGGCCGTCGCGGCCCAGGTGTAG